In one Nicotiana tomentosiformis chromosome 6, ASM39032v3, whole genome shotgun sequence genomic region, the following are encoded:
- the LOC104101344 gene encoding acyltransferase Pun1-like: MGVLSRLHKLCLPGQAFTPSPIPLVFLYSKQQVDTIFPNGPKQQLSKFLEISLSKTLTCYYPWAGRLKDNATVECNDVGAEYFEVQINSPMDEVVHHSDSRIKDMVTFPQGATWGNCTDRALAIAQLIHFECGEIAISVCLSHKVGDGCSCYWFLRDGASLTRGPNAKIASTPYFVEDSVILSPLPDGPLVSPSGMSTLIYNSSREGDFNLSKVVADIRNSKQKLLSRDN; encoded by the exons ATGGGGGTTTTATCAAGATTGCACAAGCTTTGCCTTCCTGGTCAAGCCTTCACTCCCAGTCCTATACCTTTGGTGTTTTTATACTCCAAACAGCAAGTAGATACAATATTCCCAAATGGACCTAAACAACAACTATCTAAATTTCTAGAGATCTCTTTGTCAAAAACATTAACTTGTTACTATCCATGGGCAGGACGTCTAAAAGATAATGCCACTGTAGAATGCAATGATGTTGGAGCCGAGTACTTTGAAGTTCAAATTAATTCTCCAATGGATGAAGTTGTTCATCACTCAGATTCAAGAATCAAGGATATGGTCACATTTCCTCAAGGTGCAACATGGGGAAATTGTACAGATCGTGCTTTAGCTATAGCACAACTCATCCATTTCGAGTGCGGAGAAATAGCAATCAGTGTCTGCTTATCACACAAGGTGGGAGATGGATGCAGTTGCTACTGGTTTTTAAGGGATGGGGCCTCATTAACACGAGGTCCAAACGCGAAAATCGCATCTACTCCATACTTTGTTGAGGATTCTGTAATACTGTCACCACTGCCTGATGGTCCTCTTGTTTCCCCA TCTGGCATGTCGACACTAATATACAATAGTAGTAGAGAAGGAGACTTCAATTTGTCAAAAGTAGTTGCTGATATAAGAAACTCAAAACAGAAGCTCTTGAGCAGAGATAATTaa
- the LOC104101341 gene encoding large ribosomal subunit protein eL43: protein MTKRTKKAGIVGKYGTRYGASLRKQIKKMEVSQHSKYFCEFCGKYAVKRKAVGIWGCKDCGKVKAGGAYTLNTASAVTVRSTIRRLREQTES from the exons ATG ACTAAGAGGACAAAGAAGGCTGGAATAGTTGGGAAGTATG GCACCCGTTATGGTGCTAGTCTGCGGAAGCAGATTAAGAAGATGGAGGTTAGCCAGCATAGCAAGTACTTCTGTGAGTTTTGTGGAAAG TATGCTGTGAAGAGAAAGGCAGTGGGGATATGGGGCTGCAAAGATTGTGGCAAAGTAAAAGCTGGCGGCGCATATACATTGAA CACTGCAAGTGCTGTGACTGTTAGGAGCACAATTCGCAGACTGAGGGAGCAGACTGAGAGTTGA